Proteins co-encoded in one Lynx canadensis isolate LIC74 chromosome C1, mLynCan4.pri.v2, whole genome shotgun sequence genomic window:
- the MAGOH gene encoding protein mago nashi homolog, which produces MESDFYLRYYVGHKGKFGHEFLEFEFRPDGKLRYANNSNYKNDVMIRKEAYVHKSVMEELKRIIDDSEITKEDDALWPPPDRVGRQELEIVIGDEHISFTTSKIGSLIDVNQSKDPEGLRVFYYLVQDLKCLVFSLIGLHFKIKPI; this is translated from the exons ATGGAGAGTGACTTTTATCTGCGTTACTACGTGGGTCACAAGGGCAAGTTCGGCCACGAGTTCCTGGAGTTTGAGTTCCGACCAGACG GGAAATTGAGATATGCCAACAACAGCAATTACAAAAATGACGTCATGATCAGAAAAGAG GCTTATGTACATAAAAGTGTAATGGAGGAACTGAAGAGAATAATTGATGACAGTGAAATTACCAAAGAGGATGATGCTTTGTGGCCTCCTCCTGACCGAGTAGGCCGGCAG gaGCTTGAAATTGTCATTGGAGATGAACACATTTCTTTCACAACATCAAAAATTGGTTCTCTTATCGATGTCAATCAATCCAA ggatccagAAGGCCTACGAGTATTTTATTATCTTGTCCAGGACCTAAAGTGTTTGGTCTTCAGTCTTATTGGATTACACTTCAAGATTAAGCCAATCTAG